The following nucleotide sequence is from Kiritimatiella glycovorans.
CGCTGGGGTAACGGGGATGTGGAAGTCGGGCTGAGCTCGCCGGATGACTTGCCCTATGTAATGGGGCTGGTGCGCCAGGCCTTCGAGAAGCAGATGGGTGATATGGAGGTCATGACATGAGTCAGGTCGGCCAACGCGAACGACAAACCCAGCAGCAGGTGCTGCGCTTTTTCCAGGACGAGCTGGGGTACCACTACCTGGGGGACTGGAAGGATCGCGACGGCAACCGCAATGTCGAGGAAGGCCCGCTACGCGACTGGCTGGCGCGGCAGGGCCACGACGACAATGTCATCACCAAGGCGCTGCGCGAGCTGGACCAGGCGGCGGCGATTGGCGGCAGCAAGACCCTGTACGACGCTAACCGCGCCGTCTACGAAAAGCTGCGCTACGGCGTGCACGTCAAACCGTCGGTGCAGGAGCAGACGGTCACCGTCTGGCTGATTGACTGGGCGAACCCCGAGAACAATGACTTCGCCGTGGCCGAGGAGGTCACGGTGGTCGGCGCCAACACCAAGCGCCCGGATGTGGTGCTTTATGTCAACGGCATTGCTCTTGGGGTGCTGGAGCTCAAGCGCTCCACCGTGGCGGTGGCCGAGGGCATGCGCCAGAGCCTGGACAACCAGAAGCGGGATTTTATCCAGCCGTTTTTCGCCACCGTGCAGCTTGTCATGGCCGGCAACCCCAGCGAGGGCCTGCGCTACGGAGTGATCGAAACGCCCGAGAAGTTCTGGATGGAGTGGAAGGAGCCGTCGGAGATTGAGGATCCACTGGAGCGTGGGTTGCACCAGCTCTGCCGCAAGGAACGGCTGCTGGAGATCGTCCACGACTTCATGGTCTTTGATGCCGGCACCAAGAAGACCTGCCGGCACAACCAGTTCTTCGGCGTGCGCGCCGCGCAGGACCATGTGCGCCGGTGCCAGGGCGGCATTCTCTGGCACACCCAGGGCAGCGGCAAGTCGCTGATCATGGTGTGGCTGGCGAAATGGATTCGCGAGAACGTGAGCGACGCCCGGGTGCTGATCATCACCGACCGCACCGAGCTGGACGAGCAGATCGAGAAGGTGTTCAAGGGCGTGGATGAGCAGATCCACCGCACCAAGAGCGGCGCGGACCTGATCGACGTGCTCAACCGCTCTGATGAGTGGCTGATGGCCTCACTGATCCACAAGTTCGGCGCCTCGGAGGAAGGCGACGTGGAGGCCTTTATCCAGGACCTGCGCCGCCACCTGCCGAAAGGCTTTGCGGCCAGGGGTAATTTGTTCGTGTTCGTGGATGAGTGCCACCGCACCCAGTCCGGCAAGCTGCACGAGGCGATGAAGGCCCTGCTGCCCGAGGCGATGCTGATCGGCTTTACCGGCACGCCGCTGTTAAAGCAGGACAAGCGCACCAGCCTGGAAGTCTTCGGCCCCTACATCCACAGCTACCGCTTCGACGAGGCGGTGCGCGACGGCGTCGTGCTGGACCTGCGCTACGAGGCGCGGGACATCGACCAGCACGTCACCTCGCAGGACAAGATCGACCAGTGGTTCGACCGTAAGACCCAGGGCCTGAACGACTACGCCCGCGCCCAGCTCAAGAAACGCTGGGGCACGCTGCAGAAGGTGCTCAGCTCCCGGGACCGGCTGGAGAAGATCGTCTCCGACATCCTCTGGGACATGGCCACGCGCGACCGGCTGATGAGCGGGCACGGCAACGCCATGCTGGTGGCCGGCAGCATCTATTCGGCCTGCCGGCTGTTCGAGATGTTCGAGCAGACCGAGCTGAAGGGCAAGTGCGCCATCGTTACGTCCTATGTGCCGTCCACGGCCGACATCAAGGGCGAGGCCACCGGCGAGGGCGAGACGGAGAAGCTGCACCAGTACGCCATCTACCGCCGCACGCTGGCCGAGCATTTCAACGAGCCGGAGGAGACGGCCGTCAACAAGGTGGAGACCTTCGAGCAGGAGGTGAAAAAGCGCTTCATCGACGAACCCGGCCAGATGAAGCTGCTGATCGTGGTCGACAAGCTACTCACCGGTTTCGATGCGCCGCCGGCGACCTACCTCTACATCGACAAGCAGATGCGCGACCACGGCCTGTTCCAGGCCATTTGCCGCGTGAATCGCCTGCACACCGAGGACAAGGACGTCGGCTACATCATCGACTACAAGGACCTGTTCAAGTCCCTGGAGCAGTCCATCCAGGACTACACGGGCGGCGCCTTTGATGCCTTTGACGCCGAGGATGTGGACGGGCTGCTGGAGGACCGGCTGGACAAGGCGCGCGAACGGCTGGAAGAAACCCGCGAAGCGGTCAAGGCCCTGTGCGAGGCGGTGGAGCCGCCCAGGGACAGCGCCGCTTACCGGCGCTATTTTGTCGGCCCGAGCAACGCGCCCGAGGTGCAGAAGGGCAACGAGCCGAAACGCCTGGCCCTGTACAAACACGTCGGCGCCTTCCTGCGCGCCTACGCTGACCTGGGCAACGAGATGCAGCGGGCCGGTTACAGCCAGGCCGAGGCGGCCGCGATCAAGGCGGAGGTCGAACAGTACGAAAAGGTCCGCGAGGAGGTCAAGCTGGCCAGCGGCGACTACATCGACATGAAGATGTACGAGCCGGCCATGCGCCACCTGCTGGACAGCTACATCCGCGCGGAAGAGAGCGAAAAGCTATCCGCGTTTGACGACATGACGCTGGTGGAGCTGGTGGTGGAGCGCGGCGAGGCGGCGGTCGACAGCCTGCCGGCGTCGATTGCCGGCGACAAGGAAGCGATGGCCGAAACCATCGAGAACAACGTGCGCCGGCTGATCATCGACGAGATGGCGGTCAACCCGAAGTACTACGAGAGGATGTCAGAGCTGCTCGACGCCCTGATCGAGCAGCGCCGGAAGGAAGCGCTGGATTACAAGGAGTACCTGCGCCGCATCGTGGAGCTGACGCGACAGGCGGCCCAGCGGGAAGACACAAGCCGCTATCCCACCGGCATCGACACCCCGGCGCAACAGGCCCTGTACGACAATTTGGGTGATACGGCGTCTTCGGCAATGGCAGAGGCAACTGCCCCCTATGGTGGTACACGACCGGCCTCAGCGAGGGTACGACTAGCGCTCGACTTGGACCATGCCATCCGGGCAATCAAGAAGGCTGACTGGCGGGGCAATACGTTCAAGGAGCGCGAGGTGCGCAACGCCATCGCCTCGGTGCTGGAGGCCCGGGTGCGCGAGACCGATATGCCTGACGTGGATGCTGTCCTCGAACTGGTGAAGAACCAGAATGACTACTGAGCGCAGCCGGATCGAGGTGAGCGGTATCCCGGTGGAGATCCGCCGCAAGGCGATCAAGAACCTCCACGTGGGCGTCTACCCGCCGGACGGAAAAGTGCGGGTGGCCGTGCCCCCGCACCTGGACGACGAGGCCGTGCGGCTGGCCATCGTCTCGCGCCTGAGCTGGATTCGCCGCCAGCAGCAGGGATTTGCGGATCAGCAACGCCAGTCCCAGCGGGAGATGGTGAGCGGCGAAAGCCACTACGTCGAGGGCAAACGCTACCGTCTGAATGTGTTGGAACGGCCGGGCAACCCGCGTGTGCGTGTGGTCGGCAACACCACGCTGGAGCTGCTCGTGCCGCCGGGGCTGGATCGCAGTGCCCGGCAAAGGGTGCTGGAGCGTTGGTATCGGCGTCAGCTCAAGGCGCGCATTCCGGGACTGCTGGCGCACTGGCAGTCGGTGGTGGGTGTCGATGTCGCCGATTGTCGTGTCAAACGCATGAAGACACGCTGGGGGAGCTGCAATATCGAGGCGAAGCGGATCTGGCTGAACCTGGAGCTTGCCAAGAAACCGCCCCTGTGCCTGGAGTACATCCTCGTTCACGAGATGGTGCATCTGCTGGAGCGCCACCACACGGACCGCTTTCGGGCATTGATGGATCAATGCATACCGGATTGGCGCCTGCACAGGGATGCGTTAAACGACGCCCCGCTATCGCATGAAGAATGGCGTTATTGAAGAGCTGCGCATACCAATAGCGTCAACTCGGACCGGCTTTTCCGCTGGCGCTCCCAAGCCGGCCGGTTACGCTAGACGTTAGCAGCCAAGAAACGGAGAGAGAATTATGTTTTGTGAGAATTGCGGCAAAGAAGCAACGCAAAATGCAAAATATTGTCAATATTGTGGTTCTGAATTAAGCAATGCAGGCCAATCAGAAAGTAACCAAATTAAAGCTTCATCCATTCAATCTGAGAAATTGGAAAAAGACCAGCTTATAGAAACACCAAAAAAAGATGGAAGTAAAAGCTTTTTAGGTGGTGTCCATCATCCTTGGCGAAGGTTCTTTGCTCGCACAGTAGATTTGATGTCCATTGGAATTCTAATTTTTTTGCTATTTTCGTTTTCAATTGGTTATCTATTCCCGCAAAACATTGATGGGTTTGTTAAATTTATAGAAAACCCGATCGGAGCGGCGATCGTTTTATATGTGTTATGGCTTCCGTTTGAGGCTTTGTTCTTATTCCTCGTAGGTACAACTCCTGCAAAATGGGTATTTGGCATTCGTGTCACAACCCCAACAGGAGAAAATCTATCATATGGCCAAGCATTGCAACGAGTGTTTCTTGTTTTTGTTCAGGGTGAAGGCTTCGGTATACCACTCGTTACCCTGGTTACTAGATTATTTGCTTATCGTCGTCTTACAAAAACAGGCACTACACTTTGGGATACATCCGTAGGTTCCGTAGTAACACATAAAAAATGGGGTGTCATCAGGGCTATTGCGAGTGTTTTTGTAACACTCGTAGTGTTGGTAATTATGAGCATTCTTAACCAAGTGGGTAACTCATATGGATAAATATATAAGGATATAATCGTGAATAACCGAATGCGGATATTTGCAATTCTAATAGCGCTAATCGCAACTGCTCCTAATGTTTTTGCGGAAATCAAGCTTTCAAATGCTTTAGCTAAAGATATTGGCCAAGCTTATGGCTTTTACTTGGGGCAAAACTATTCCTTGAACGAAATTTCCAAGAAATATCCTTCATTATCAGGTTTGTCGCTAATAGCAGAGAAGGAATTTTCTGCAACCTTCAAATCATCTATTGAAGGCATGGATGCGTTAATGGCGAAACACGCCAAAAGCGAATGGAATAAAATCAAAAAGCAACTCACAACTCAAATCGCAAGCTCTATCCAAATTGATCAAATATCAGAAGCGCAAGCTCGCCAGTTTGTTGAGTTAGTACGAGAAAGAGCTAATGGGAACATAGAATCTCCAGTAATTGAGACATATCTGCTATTCAAGTCTGGTTATGAAAAGAATCCCGAGCGTGAGTTTCTTGACGGTTATAAATACAAGTACACAACAAATGGTGTTGGAAAAGCAAAGGGTGTAGCGTTTTCTATTGAATCCCCAAAAACCTGGGTTGCCAAGGAAGGCAATCGGCCAAATATCGTACAAAAATTTGTTAGCGAGAATGGCAGAGGACTTGAGATACTGCTTATCCTCATCAAAGAAGTACCATTACAGCCCGGTGAGAAAATCACAGAAAAAGATGTATTGGAAATCTTAAACCCGAAAGACATTCAAGATTTTATACCTGACGGCGGAGTCCATCTTAATAGCGGAAAATTAACATTAGAGAACCTTCCTGGTTTTTGGGTTCATTTCAAAATGGACATGGCGAGGGTGAGGAACACAGTAGGCATGGAAACAATTATGTACACCATCTTTTACAAAAATAAAATGATTCAAATCCAAGGCCAAGTGATGACATCTATAAATGGAGAGCCATCTGAGCGAGGCGGGTTGAAAAAATACGAAAAGCTATTTGACCTCATGGCGAATAGCTTAGTCATTACCGACATTTATAAATAGCTGCTAACAATCGCATGCACTCGGACAGCAAAAAGCGCCACTCGTTCCTCGCTCTGCTTTTTGCTGCCGGTGATGCGGGGCGTCCGATCAAACTTCATGGCCTTCCCCTCTTCATGGTGGGTACACAGTTCGAGTTCGATTTGGATTTCGAAGTCCCATTCGAGGTCCCGATACGGATTGACAATCCGCCTGAATAAAGCAAGTTTCACCTTCAGGCGGGCGATGATGCACCCGCAGGAGGCAGGAGGGCACCATGAAAACATCGCTGTATTCGCCCGTGATTGATCACCCGCAGCGCAGCGGGCGAAAACGCCTGCGACGCGCATGGCCGACCTTGCTTCTCATTCCCGGCGTGATCTTCCTGTTATCCGGAACAGTGGATGCGCGGGAACAGACTTTCTATTCGTTCCACGAACTGGAGGGGACCCTTAGCGCAGAGGGCGCGGACCAGCATTACGTCATGGGCGGCGAGTCGCTCGCATTCGCGATCAACAACGACGGTGTGGTGGTCGGGAGCGCGGAGGGCTACGTATGGGACCCGGGCGCCGGCGACTGGGAGGGGTCGAGTTCGGAGATTTCGACGCGCTGGATCTCGCCGGATGTCGCTGAAGTGGTCTATCGTGACGATACGCGTATCGTGGATATCAACGACGACGGCAGGATGGCCGGTCAGTTCGTCTGGAACGCCACGCCGTATTCCTCTCTCTACAAAGGCCATACGCAGGCGGACAGCGGTTTTCTCCGCTGGACGGACGAAGGCGGCACCACCCACACGTATACCACGTCCGATTCTTCCCCGGTGACCGTACCGACGGCGATCGCCCCCTCCGGAGCCGTGATTGCAAACGACTTGACCGGCGACCATTCGTACGCCATGACGCGGTTGTTGGGCGCGTGGTCGCGCACCGAGCTGGGGACGGAACATGCCTACGGCATGAATGAGTTCGCGACCTCCATCGGCACCAGTTGGGTCGGCGAATGGGTGGAGGATACGAACACCTATATGAGCCTCCACGGATACGCGGGGGCGAGCGACCTCGGACACCTCTGGAATCCCGGCGCGGTCGCGCCCGGCGAAGGGGGATGTCCCGAATCCTGTTGAAACTCGTTGGCGGTCTCGGTCTTCATTTCGATGTAGTTCCTTGTCATTCACTTGTCCAGTCCCTGTTCGGCAGTTCGCTTCGCTCTCTGCCTGGGGGTGAGGCGTCGTGGAGTGGAGCCCGTTCCCGCCGGAGGCGGGATGGCCCGGAGGGCCAAGGGCGGAGCGGAGCGACGCCTCAACAGCTTCCGATGGCCAGCCCAGGGATTTCAAAAGCACCGGGATCTGACGATAGCCTTTGATTCGACGGAACCCTTTCTCGGCCCTCAGAAGCGAATAGGCCAGCCAGCGTTCCGCCTGATCCGTCTCTGCGCGCCAACGCTTCACCCGCCCGATTTTTGCGCGTGTGTTTCGGAACGGGTTCTCGATGCAGTTTGTGTTCGTCAACGTGGTGTGTAGAGTGGACGGCGCATTCAGCTTGTGAACCGTAATGAGCTCCTCACCGGCCTCGTGCAGGGATTCCAGGGCCTTGTGGCTGTGCCGGCTCAGAAAGCGTTCCGGATCGGCGAGTGCTTCACGTCCGGCTTCTTCGCCTTCCACGGAGCGGAGACGCTTGAAAACGTCGCTCACGCTGCCGTGATGACGCCTGGAGAGACAACGCTTAATATTTCGTTCCTTATGCACCAGGCATCGTTGAATGCGCGCTCGCGGAAAATGCTTCAAGACGCTGTTATGAAGTGCCCGAGAACCGTCGAGAACCGCCAACGGATCGCCCTCGAACTCAAGACCGCGGTGGACAAGCCGGTCGAGCCAGCGATTCTCATTATGGCTTCACCCTTTTCGGTCGGGGTGGCACCCGACCCTCCCAGTGCCCGAAAATGCGTCGGATATCGACTCGGGAGGGACGGCTGCCACGCCGTCCGCGGTCGGAATGCGGCCATAATGAGAACGGCTGCGGTCGAGCAATGCGTCACACACTTCTGTCGATTCCTGTGCGCCTATTTCAAAATCCAGCATAACTTTGCGGCCGTCCAGCGTAATGCCCAGCCCCACAATGGCGCTGAGATCCTCGGACAGTACAATGCCGTCCAGCAGCATGCAGAAGAACCTCTCGGACTTCAGGTCGCGGTCACGGAGCTTCTGTATGCGCTGTCGGCCCTCGACAATCCAGGCGCGGGAAACCCTGCTGCGTCCGGGCGCTGAATCGGGATACAAGGTTTTCTGATCACGTGAACTGACTCCGGCAGCTGTGGCACGCAAGATACGGTCACGAAGGTCGTCGGCCCTGTTGACCGCGTCGCAACTTTTAAGCCTGACCTCCTTCGATGTGTCTGCCTCATGGCGACGTACACGCGGCTTGCGGATCTCCTCATCAATACCGTCAATTCGAAGTCCTACGCGGGTTCCGCCGGCACGTCGGCAGCCTCTGTCCCCTGCCGGCTTGTAGGCCGGACCACACAATTCTGTGACCTCTTCAGCCAGAATATCGGCGATCAGGGTTCGCATTTCACCACGCAGCCAGTCACGGAAAACATCTCCTGCTGCAGACGGTTCAACTTGTCCAAGGGCTTCAAGGACGCTATTGTCACTCATGGCGGTCTCCTTTCGGGTTGGTTTGCCCCGAGCGTCCAACATGGACGCTCAGGAGACCGCCTTCAAGTTTCAACAGTCAACGGGACACTTCCGCGCGTCGGGCTGGGGCCGTTTTACGCGCTGCTGGGCGCCCTTACGGCCATCATGTCCTGGCTCACGGACGCCGGGGTCTCGGTGGAGTTCATGGGCCTCACGTTCATGGTGGGCTCGACCGTCTTCTATACCTCGCTGCTCCTGGGCGTATTCGTCGTGTACGCCTTCGACGGCCCGCCGGCCACGCGACTGGCGATTCTCACCGTGGCCGGCGTCTCCGCGCTGACCCCGCTGGTGGCGGCGGTGATCCATTTTCAGTTCCAGTTCTCGGATCCGTCCGCCCTCGCCGCCGTGCCCGTGCCCAGCCTGCGGATCAATTCGGCCTCCGTGCTGACCACGATCGCGGACCTGCTCTTCCTGGCGATGATCTGGGAGGTGTTCGGCCGGGCGGGAATGAAGATGCGGCTCTGGCTGCGGACGTATCTGACGCTGCTGGGCGTGATGTGGATCGATGTGATTCTGTTCGCCACCGGCGCCTTCGGCGGGACTCCGGGATACCTGAGCATTATGACCGGCACGTTCAGCAGCCGTTTCATCATCTCGCTGATCGCCTTCCCGTTTCTCTACTTCTATTTGAACCGGGAGAACCGCAGGACGGGGGCGGACCTGTCCTGCCGGCCGGTACTGGCGATTATCAAGGAGGTCGCCGAAGTGCGTGCGGAACTCACGCTGGCTCAGGAGGAGATCGAGCGCCGGAAGCAGGCGGAGGCCGAGAAAGAGGCGCTGATCGAAAAACAGAAGTGGACGCTCGAAAACCTGCAG
It contains:
- a CDS encoding RDD family protein → MFCENCGKEATQNAKYCQYCGSELSNAGQSESNQIKASSIQSEKLEKDQLIETPKKDGSKSFLGGVHHPWRRFFARTVDLMSIGILIFLLFSFSIGYLFPQNIDGFVKFIENPIGAAIVLYVLWLPFEALFLFLVGTTPAKWVFGIRVTTPTGENLSYGQALQRVFLVFVQGEGFGIPLVTLVTRLFAYRRLTKTGTTLWDTSVGSVVTHKKWGVIRAIASVFVTLVVLVIMSILNQVGNSYG
- a CDS encoding type I restriction endonuclease subunit R; the protein is MSQVGQRERQTQQQVLRFFQDELGYHYLGDWKDRDGNRNVEEGPLRDWLARQGHDDNVITKALRELDQAAAIGGSKTLYDANRAVYEKLRYGVHVKPSVQEQTVTVWLIDWANPENNDFAVAEEVTVVGANTKRPDVVLYVNGIALGVLELKRSTVAVAEGMRQSLDNQKRDFIQPFFATVQLVMAGNPSEGLRYGVIETPEKFWMEWKEPSEIEDPLERGLHQLCRKERLLEIVHDFMVFDAGTKKTCRHNQFFGVRAAQDHVRRCQGGILWHTQGSGKSLIMVWLAKWIRENVSDARVLIITDRTELDEQIEKVFKGVDEQIHRTKSGADLIDVLNRSDEWLMASLIHKFGASEEGDVEAFIQDLRRHLPKGFAARGNLFVFVDECHRTQSGKLHEAMKALLPEAMLIGFTGTPLLKQDKRTSLEVFGPYIHSYRFDEAVRDGVVLDLRYEARDIDQHVTSQDKIDQWFDRKTQGLNDYARAQLKKRWGTLQKVLSSRDRLEKIVSDILWDMATRDRLMSGHGNAMLVAGSIYSACRLFEMFEQTELKGKCAIVTSYVPSTADIKGEATGEGETEKLHQYAIYRRTLAEHFNEPEETAVNKVETFEQEVKKRFIDEPGQMKLLIVVDKLLTGFDAPPATYLYIDKQMRDHGLFQAICRVNRLHTEDKDVGYIIDYKDLFKSLEQSIQDYTGGAFDAFDAEDVDGLLEDRLDKARERLEETREAVKALCEAVEPPRDSAAYRRYFVGPSNAPEVQKGNEPKRLALYKHVGAFLRAYADLGNEMQRAGYSQAEAAAIKAEVEQYEKVREEVKLASGDYIDMKMYEPAMRHLLDSYIRAEESEKLSAFDDMTLVELVVERGEAAVDSLPASIAGDKEAMAETIENNVRRLIIDEMAVNPKYYERMSELLDALIEQRRKEALDYKEYLRRIVELTRQAAQREDTSRYPTGIDTPAQQALYDNLGDTASSAMAEATAPYGGTRPASARVRLALDLDHAIRAIKKADWRGNTFKEREVRNAIASVLEARVRETDMPDVDAVLELVKNQNDY
- a CDS encoding transposase yields the protein MSDNSVLEALGQVEPSAAGDVFRDWLRGEMRTLIADILAEEVTELCGPAYKPAGDRGCRRAGGTRVGLRIDGIDEEIRKPRVRRHEADTSKEVRLKSCDAVNRADDLRDRILRATAAGVSSRDQKTLYPDSAPGRSRVSRAWIVEGRQRIQKLRDRDLKSERFFCMLLDGIVLSEDLSAIVGLGITLDGRKVMLDFEIGAQESTEVCDALLDRSRSHYGRIPTADGVAAVPPESISDAFSGTGRVGCHPDRKG
- a CDS encoding M48 family metallopeptidase: MTTERSRIEVSGIPVEIRRKAIKNLHVGVYPPDGKVRVAVPPHLDDEAVRLAIVSRLSWIRRQQQGFADQQRQSQREMVSGESHYVEGKRYRLNVLERPGNPRVRVVGNTTLELLVPPGLDRSARQRVLERWYRRQLKARIPGLLAHWQSVVGVDVADCRVKRMKTRWGSCNIEAKRIWLNLELAKKPPLCLEYILVHEMVHLLERHHTDRFRALMDQCIPDWRLHRDALNDAPLSHEEWRY